The following DNA comes from Candidatus Baltobacteraceae bacterium.
CATGATGGTCATCGAGCAATCTCGCCAGCCGCTCCAGCGAAAACTCGGTATCGACCCGCTCGTCCTCGACGAGTGCGTCGTGCAAGCGCAGTTCCTTGGCGACGATCTCGGCGGTTTGACGCGCGCGCACGAGCGGGCTGGTGACGATGACGTCGAGTACGAGCTTTAGTTCGCGCAGCGATTGTGCTTCGCGTGCGATGCGCTTTCGCCCGTCCGGCGTGAGCGGCCGGTCGAAGTCGGAACCCTGCCACGTCTCGCGATCGCCGGCCGGACCGTGGCGCAGAAAATAAAGGATCACATTTTCCCGAAGAACGAGCCGATAGCAAAGTAGATGTCGCGCGTTTCGTCGCCGCGGGGGCATACGAGGTGAAGGACGTCGTACGGATGACCCTCGTAATTCGCGAGCGCTTGCGAGGCTTCTCGAAATGCATCGCCATTCTTGTTGCAGCGCAGCGTGAGAAGATACATCTCCTCGTCCATTGCGCCGCTGAACTCGTCGGTTGCGCCGTCGAGCAAGGCATCGGCGAACGAGGTGCCGCCGTGCGTCGCCGGCGCAGAAGCGCGCGGGAGCCCGTCGAAGGCATCCTTCGGTGCCGCAAAGGCGATGGAATCGACGAGATCGTTGCGAAACGCGTAGGTCCAGGTCGCACCGCTCGGGTCGCTGTAAGTGAGCGTCGGACGCTGCCGTGCGTCGATCGTTTGCCGTCCCGGTCCTCGCTTCCCGACCACTTCGCTCAAGTGCATTCCGAGCGTGATGCCGAGCGGATCGGCTAACGCCGATGCCGGAATCGACGGGCGCGCGAAGACCGGGCGCGCGAGCTGCATACTTACGACGTACCCGCGGTGAAAACCGACGTAAAACGCGGCTCTCCCCTCATCGAGCGCGTAAGCGATGAAATTGTCGCCGTCGGCTAACTGCGCGACAAACCCGGCTTCACCGAATCGTGCATAGACGTTTGCTTGCGTCTCGCCCAGCGTTATACCGAGCCATTGGGTCTGCTGCGGCGACGATGATGGCTGAGGTGCCGCGGCCAAGAGCAGTGCGAGGGAAGCGCCGGCCAACGCTCTCATACCAACGAGAT
Coding sequences within:
- the sixA gene encoding phosphohistidine phosphatase SixA; translated protein: MILYFLRHGPAGDRETWQGSDFDRPLTPDGRKRIAREAQSLRELKLVLDVIVTSPLVRARQTAEIVAKELRLHDALVEDERVDTEFSLERLARLLDDHHDVDAIMLVGHEPSMSEVISLLIGGADLDLKKGSVAAVDVRGGSPLTGRLIWLASPKLLAHGVRLRDDKDRTMSHTRRSVVSDTSDAVIAPASDSIS